A genomic segment from Arcobacter acticola encodes:
- a CDS encoding flavodoxin, producing MATAIFFASSTGNSEEIASKIASSLNNIEVFDLSGTKIEKINDYDKIIFGGSTWGDGELNDDWEDVWGDFCKLDFSSKTIALFGLGDQESYSDEFCSALGLIYEQVKSMNANVIGFTSSEGYYHDASKAQIDDKFVGLVIDEDNQSDLTDERIKNWVNEIKEDIL from the coding sequence ATGGCAACAGCAATATTTTTTGCAAGTAGTACAGGGAACAGTGAAGAGATAGCTTCTAAAATAGCTTCTTCATTAAATAATATTGAAGTATTTGATTTATCAGGAACAAAAATAGAAAAAATCAATGATTACGATAAAATAATTTTTGGTGGATCAACGTGGGGAGATGGAGAATTAAATGATGATTGGGAAGATGTTTGGGGTGATTTTTGTAAATTAGATTTTAGCTCTAAAACAATTGCATTATTTGGATTAGGTGATCAAGAAAGTTATAGTGACGAATTCTGTAGTGCTCTAGGATTAATCTATGAGCAAGTAAAATCAATGAATGCAAATGTTATTGGTTTTACATCAAGCGAAGGTTATTATCATGATGCTTCAAAAGCACAAATTGATGATAAGTTTGTTGGATTAGTAATTGATGAAGATAATCAAAGTGATTTAACAGATGAAAGAATTAAAAATTGGGTAAATGAAATAAAAGAAGATATTTTATAA
- a CDS encoding Fur family transcriptional regulator: protein MLNENSNEEIIDELKKIVKQKGLKYTEQREIVLSVLLDAQDHLTAEEVYNEIKKEHTDSNIGIATVYRALSFLEEVDLITSIAFGTDGKKYESNAKSHHDHLICTNCGKIIEFIDDEIEKRQDKIAKKNKFKITSHSMQLYGTCETCQE, encoded by the coding sequence ATGTTAAATGAAAATAGTAATGAAGAAATAATAGATGAATTAAAAAAGATAGTAAAACAAAAAGGACTTAAATATACAGAACAAAGAGAGATTGTTTTAAGTGTCTTATTAGATGCTCAAGATCATTTAACTGCTGAAGAAGTATATAATGAGATTAAAAAAGAGCACACAGACTCAAATATTGGAATAGCTACTGTTTATAGAGCTCTTAGCTTTTTAGAAGAAGTTGATTTGATTACTTCTATTGCTTTTGGTACAGATGGTAAAAAATATGAAAGTAATGCAAAATCACATCATGATCATTTGATTTGTACAAATTGTGGTAAAATCATTGAGTTTATTGATGATGAGATCGAAAAAAGACAAGATAAAATAGCTAAAAAGAATAAGTTTAAAATAACTAGTCATTCAATGCAGTTATATGGAACTTGTGAAACTTGTCAAGAGTAG
- a CDS encoding FeoA family protein, with translation MTLNELKIKESAEVISINCDKVLKNRLYSFGIIKGAIVKIEELTLTKSTIEIKINQSKIALRLSEAEKIEVKYA, from the coding sequence ATGACATTAAATGAATTAAAAATTAAAGAAAGTGCTGAAGTCATATCTATAAATTGTGATAAAGTACTTAAGAATAGACTCTATTCATTTGGGATTATAAAAGGTGCTATTGTAAAAATAGAAGAATTAACCCTTACAAAAAGTACAATTGAAATAAAAATCAATCAATCTAAAATAGCTCTTAGACTAAGTGAAGCTGAAAAAATTGAGGTTAAATATGCATAA